DNA from Candidatus Saccharimonadales bacterium:
ACTACCAGCTTCTCCCTCGGGATAGTCACGTTAACATTCTTGAGGTTGTGCTCACGGGCACCCCTCACGTCAATGGAGTCCGACATAACGCCAAGTATTCTACAGTATTTTGGCGTATTAATCGAGAGTTAAAGTTGCTCTCAGGCGTATGGTCGCATGACACTTAGGTTTGCGGGTCGTATCTGACTGCTGATGGCAGATGTGATTTGGAAACGCTCGTCTGGCCTTAAGGCAACTGGCCTCCACTGGACTTTCACGAGGTCACTGAAAGGTATGGACTCGTAAAATGCGGCGACAACAGCCTGATTGTCCGGGTTAGTATCCTGGCTGCACGGCGCACTAATAACGGCACAGATTAGCTCTCCCTCGCCAAACGGGTTATCTCTAAAGTAAACATCCGCCACCATGCGACTGCCCGATTCGTTGAATCTAAACCCGATTCTCTCAATCTCAAGCCTGTACGGTGCATCCTCGGTGCTCTGTACCCACCGTGTATCTGTCCCTTTATGTCGATCCTTGACGTCACGATGTATGCGCGGATCACCCAACGGCGACCCCCTCATAACCTCATCGAGCATATCCAGCATCGTCCGCGCCTCATCACCCCTAATTTCGGTACATGGTCTCTGTTGGAGGAAGTCATTAAATACGTCACCGTCGGCAACCGCCCCGTGACGACGGCGAAGTTGATCGATCAGGCAGCTCAGAGCGCAATCACGAACCTGACGTGACATCAGTGCCTCTCCGGCCTCTCCCCTATCAGACAGTGTAAAAACATACCCAGTACTACCACCTTGACCGCTGACTGAGATTCTCTGGGTTGCGGTTGGGGGTGTTGGAGCGACCGTGACAGAGAACGATCGACGAGCATCCGGATGCTCCTTCGGGCTGGCCCATCCTATACGCCTGACGATACCACTTCGGGCAATCGCCAACATTCCTCCTGGCTCAACATACGGATGGTCGTCTATCAGAGCACCTTCCCATTCTGGGCCGATAACACTGACCCGCTGGCCATCTTGAGCACCCGCCTCCCCACGACAAGTCATAATCTCGATCCATAAGGCCGACGGTAGTCCTCGCGCCTGTAATATCGGTGGTCTATCGGCCACCTGAGAGTTGTCACTTGGCCAGTTATGTTGTTCAGACATATCTACTATACGGTTTGACAGTCGGCACAGCACTGTCAAGAACTTAGGTTTAGCAACTACGAATGGATCAACTGCGGGTCTATGGCAGCTCGTGCGGCTAAGCTCATATTGCACAAACTACCATCACTTTGACGTAAATGCAACACGTGATAGGATAGATACCGCTTATGTTATGAAATATACTTGACGTAAGCGCTATTAAGTTTATAATAGAAAACAATAGAAATCAGGCGGAGGTGTTCATGCCATGAAGCAGACGAGTCTTGTAAAGCTCTTCATCGCGGCTGGTGTGGCGGTGTGGGCAATCCCGTATGCCTTTACCGCCCTGTCAAACGCGCTCGTGCCCCTACTTGTTTTAGGAGCTATTCCAGATACCCGTTATACCCTTAACCCATATACCATGTTCGCAGCTGCTGGATTTGGTATCGCAGCCACTCTAACTATGGCTATCGGGTGGGTCAACACTGCTGCCAAAAGAGCAAAGACGACTAAAGCAGTGAGAAGCAAAAGTAGTAAGTCAAATGTTAACGTCAAGAACGTTAAGATTGCCTCAACCAGTCAGACCTCCAACCGGGCCAAGCGCCGGCTCAGTCAGCAACAGGCATAATACTCTCGACCCAGAGTTGCAGCTCTTGGAGTAGAAAAATCTTTTCTTCATCGTGACCAGCTTTACTGATTGCTGCGGCTAGATCTTTTGAAAACCTGGGAAGGGAAGCGGCGATTCGTTCCGCTCTGTAGCGTTCCCACTGGGATCTCTCTTGCTCGTCAAGGCTCTTGGGATAGTTCCGTGCTTTATACCGAGGCAGAAGTTCCTTTAACCTTGCGTCGGTAAACGAGAGATCGAGTTTAGAGATCCCCTGCGCATCAGCCTCACGTACTTTTCTCATCAGAGGCTGCTGACTATTATCGATAAGATGATCGTAGAGCTGTCCGTCGACATCACTCGTAGTATAGGTCGGTTTTTCTCGATGAAAGCTGACGATTCTTTCGATAAGCCCTTTGCTATCTCGGAGCGAGGCCAGGCGTTCTTCTATCTGGGGAATGCTTAAACCGATTCTCTTCTCTGCCTCGGCATCCAGAACGCCGACCGGGGCGAGAGCGGGGCAGGCATTGAGTTTAAAGCGAACCGTAGCCGACGGTCGGGGTGGGGTTCTAGACAAGTGAAAAACCTGCTCTTCAAAGGTAGTGTCATCGAGATCGACAAGCGTATTCGGGTCGACCTTCAAGTTATAGGCCAGGACCCCGGCGCTATCTGAAGAGGTGTCCGCTGAGAGTGGTAGAATGACCGTCGTTCCAGCGAGTGACGTATAGACAAGCGGCTGGGGCTTTCGTAGATTGACGAGTTTGCTCACCTCATCTTTGGTCCGATGAGTAAAAAGATAGTCGAACATTTTCGGCTGGTGTGTCTTCAGGAGCTTAGCGACAGCGATGGTCACCCTGACATCCCCAAGGGCATCATGAGCATCCTCGTGTGGGATGCTGTTAGCGGTAGTCAGATGCTCAAGTCGATTACTCTCAGTACCATCGTCGCGAGTCGGCCAGTTAATCCCATCCGGTCTTAGCGCCCTGACCATCCTGACGACATCCATCAGATCCCACCGGCTCCTACCGTCCTCGTACTGCCACGCGTATGGATCATAGAAGTTGCGGTAGAGTGTATAGCGCATGAACTGGTCATCAAAGCCGATCGTATTAAAACCGAGGATGACGGTATTCGGCCGGCAGATCTCAGGCATGACAACGCGCAAAAACTCGGCCTCAGTGTATCCTTCTTCAACCGTCTTCTGCGGAGTGGTACCGTTGGTCGTAACTGCCCAAGGTGATGGTATAACTTCTTCGCTCAGTCTGACATAGCATTCAAATTCATCGCCAATCTGTTCAAAGTTCTCATCCGTCCGGATACCGGCAAACTGGACGATCCGATCGACTTTCGGGTCAAGGCCCGTTGTTTCCAGGTCGTAAAAATAAAACTCAGTCTTAGCCATTGGACCTAGCTTACCCTATTGAACAAGGCCGAGACAATCAGTAATCATAGTCCCTAGGTCTGGCTGAGCCGTCAAAGAGAATCCGGGCATGCCGCTGCCTTTGGGGAGCACACCACGTGGTCAGGTCCTCATCCCCACCGATAAAGCCGCAGGCGAGTGCTACTAGATCGGGTATCACGCCTAGGGGGCGAAATGAGTCGAGATCCGTATCGATAATGACCACCGCTCCGACT
Protein-coding regions in this window:
- the sbcB gene encoding exodeoxyribonuclease I; amino-acid sequence: MAKTEFYFYDLETTGLDPKVDRIVQFAGIRTDENFEQIGDEFECYVRLSEEVIPSPWAVTTNGTTPQKTVEEGYTEAEFLRVVMPEICRPNTVILGFNTIGFDDQFMRYTLYRNFYDPYAWQYEDGRSRWDLMDVVRMVRALRPDGINWPTRDDGTESNRLEHLTTANSIPHEDAHDALGDVRVTIAVAKLLKTHQPKMFDYLFTHRTKDEVSKLVNLRKPQPLVYTSLAGTTVILPLSADTSSDSAGVLAYNLKVDPNTLVDLDDTTFEEQVFHLSRTPPRPSATVRFKLNACPALAPVGVLDAEAEKRIGLSIPQIEERLASLRDSKGLIERIVSFHREKPTYTTSDVDGQLYDHLIDNSQQPLMRKVREADAQGISKLDLSFTDARLKELLPRYKARNYPKSLDEQERSQWERYRAERIAASLPRFSKDLAAAISKAGHDEEKIFLLQELQLWVESIMPVAD